A single Candidatus Thalassolituus haligoni DNA region contains:
- a CDS encoding SPOR domain-containing protein, whose translation MSDSSSRIPGWVWITTPTLAIAFAGFVIYLSTLPASDELGAVKGDARQALQQGIERAKASVADTVKNQALREAGKPAYDFYRLLEQQKVDAPEVDAYVSTPKDATVNYEYLLQVGSFRNGDDADEMRANLLLLGMNAYSVEASINSGTWYRVFVGPFSNRSKLNKAQDILVSNNISPLLIKNPLPAASGTQQ comes from the coding sequence ATGTCCGACAGTTCCAGTCGTATTCCCGGTTGGGTATGGATCACCACGCCAACACTGGCCATCGCCTTTGCCGGATTTGTCATTTATCTCAGTACCCTGCCTGCCAGTGACGAGCTGGGAGCGGTCAAGGGCGATGCCCGCCAGGCATTGCAACAGGGTATCGAGCGGGCAAAAGCCAGCGTTGCAGATACTGTGAAAAACCAGGCGCTGCGAGAAGCGGGCAAACCAGCCTATGATTTTTATCGTTTGCTGGAACAGCAGAAAGTAGATGCGCCGGAAGTCGACGCCTATGTCTCGACCCCAAAAGATGCCACCGTCAACTATGAGTACTTGCTTCAGGTCGGCTCTTTCCGTAATGGTGATGATGCCGATGAAATGCGGGCCAACCTGCTGTTACTGGGCATGAATGCCTACTCGGTTGAAGCCAGTATTAACAGTGGCACCTGGTATCGGGTGTTTGTCGGCCCCTTTTCCAATCGCTCAAAATTGAACAAGGCGCAGGATATCCTGGTCAGTAACAACATCAGTCCATTATTGATAAAAAACCCGCTGCCAGCAGCTTCCGGTACTCAGCAATAG
- the argS gene encoding arginine--tRNA ligase, which yields MKPQIAELLSVAISCLKEQQVLPAEYEARIQIDNTRDKAHGDLATNLALTLAKSAGKKPRELAQLLVDALPATALIEKVEIAGPGFINFYLSQASTSHLVKAVLDAGARYGRNDSGAGKKVQVEFVSANPTGPLHIGHGRGAAVGDCICRLLDANGWEVTREFYYNDAGAQISNLALSVQARCKGMTPDDAGWPENGYRGDYIVDLANDYMAGVTVESADQSYTGAKDVDDLDAIRHFAVAYLRREQDLDLKAFAVDFDVYFLESSLYSEGKVDDVVQRLMASGYTYEDGGALWLKTTEFGDDKDRVMRKSDGGFTYFVPDVAYHLDKWQRGFERVVNEQGADHHSTITRVRAGLQALAVGIPQGWPDYVLHQMVTVMRGGEEVKISKRAGSYVTLRDLIDEVGRDATRYFLAARKADSQLTFDIDLAREQSSDNPVYYIQYAHARVCSIFRKLAESGLSWDAAIGLAALEHLQLDSEKELIVKLGRFPEVVKVAGAANEPHQIANYLKDLAADFHTYYNSEKTLVDDDGLRNGRLTLAEAVRQVIANGLYLLGVSAPDVM from the coding sequence ATGAAACCGCAAATTGCCGAGCTGCTGTCCGTCGCCATTTCTTGTCTGAAAGAACAACAGGTGTTACCTGCCGAATACGAGGCGCGTATCCAGATCGATAACACCCGTGACAAGGCGCACGGAGACCTGGCAACGAATCTGGCCTTGACCCTGGCCAAGTCAGCGGGCAAAAAACCCCGTGAGCTGGCGCAGTTACTGGTGGATGCACTACCCGCCACGGCGCTGATCGAGAAGGTTGAAATCGCAGGCCCCGGATTTATCAATTTTTACCTCAGCCAGGCGTCAACCAGTCATCTGGTCAAGGCCGTGCTGGATGCCGGTGCCCGTTATGGCCGGAATGATTCCGGTGCCGGTAAAAAGGTACAGGTCGAGTTTGTGTCGGCCAACCCGACCGGGCCGCTGCATATTGGCCATGGCCGTGGTGCAGCGGTCGGCGACTGTATCTGTCGGTTGCTGGATGCCAACGGCTGGGAAGTGACCCGCGAGTTTTATTACAACGATGCCGGTGCCCAGATCAGCAATCTGGCGCTGTCGGTACAAGCACGTTGCAAGGGGATGACACCGGACGACGCCGGTTGGCCAGAGAACGGCTACCGTGGCGACTATATTGTTGATCTGGCGAACGATTATATGGCTGGAGTCACAGTAGAGTCTGCTGACCAGAGTTACACCGGTGCCAAAGACGTGGATGATCTTGACGCCATTCGGCATTTCGCGGTGGCGTATTTGCGCCGTGAGCAGGATCTGGATCTGAAAGCCTTCGCAGTTGATTTTGATGTCTATTTTCTGGAATCCTCGCTGTACAGTGAAGGCAAGGTCGACGACGTGGTACAACGCCTGATGGCTAGTGGTTACACCTATGAGGATGGCGGTGCCCTGTGGCTGAAAACCACCGAGTTCGGCGACGATAAAGATCGTGTGATGCGCAAGTCTGACGGTGGTTTTACCTACTTTGTACCGGATGTGGCCTATCACCTGGATAAATGGCAGCGCGGTTTTGAACGGGTCGTGAATGAACAGGGAGCTGATCATCACAGTACCATCACTCGCGTGCGGGCCGGTTTGCAGGCGCTGGCTGTGGGTATTCCCCAAGGCTGGCCTGACTATGTGTTACACCAGATGGTTACCGTAATGCGTGGTGGCGAAGAGGTGAAAATCTCCAAACGCGCCGGTAGCTACGTCACCCTGCGTGATCTGATTGACGAAGTAGGTCGTGACGCCACCCGTTATTTCCTCGCGGCGCGCAAAGCGGATAGTCAGCTGACCTTTGATATCGACTTGGCGCGTGAACAGTCATCGGATAACCCGGTGTACTATATTCAATATGCCCATGCCCGCGTCTGTTCCATTTTCCGCAAGCTGGCGGAATCGGGACTGAGCTGGGATGCGGCAATCGGTCTGGCAGCTCTGGAGCACCTGCAGCTGGATTCCGAGAAAGAACTGATCGTGAAGTTGGGGCGCTTTCCGGAAGTGGTCAAGGTGGCAGGTGCTGCCAACGAGCCGCATCAGATTGCTAACTACCTCAAGGATCTGGCGGCGGATTTTCACACCTATTACAACTCCGAAAAAACCCTGGTGGACGACGATGGTTTGCGTAACGGTCGTCTGACTCTGGCAGAAGCTGTCCGCCAGGTGATTGCCAACGGATTGTATTTGTTGGGTGTGAGCGCTCCGGACGTGATGTAA
- the modF gene encoding molybdate ABC transporter ATP-binding protein ModF yields MKFEAIRAKLHDGRYLVVDQWQIDEGQFWAITGTNGSGKTVLSCLLGGRVKLSHGTIQSLRDNVAYVSLEAQAELIEHERKVDESDLTDMAYKGTLVRDLISPLEDVADLIDGLGIRHLLDQGFRSLSTGESRKVLWVNRLRQQHDLLVLDEPYEGLDANSRDYIREWLDDLAAKGIRIVWVANRLDELPDWITHVAFMHNAELMAQGVRQEVLARPEVNALIHFDSELPELPPPPAPPLILAEDEPLVCLTQGNIGYDDRVLFDQLDWTITPGQHWAVQGPNGCGKTSLLQMLTGDNPQCYRNNLRLFGIQRGSGESIWDIKKHIGLVSASLQWQYRASTNVISALVSGLHDSIGLYKAVRDDDKKLALQWLDILGLRHKANQSLQHLSYGEQRLVLIGRALIKQPALLILDEPCQGLDDISRQMVLAFINRLVSQQRMTMLYVTHHADEIPAEFHQRLLFQPQPDGSSIILPMTTG; encoded by the coding sequence ATGAAGTTCGAAGCAATACGCGCAAAGCTCCACGATGGCCGTTATCTGGTTGTTGATCAGTGGCAGATTGACGAAGGTCAGTTCTGGGCGATTACCGGAACTAACGGCAGCGGGAAAACGGTTCTGTCCTGTCTGTTGGGAGGGCGGGTCAAGCTGAGTCATGGCACCATACAATCACTGCGGGATAATGTCGCTTATGTCTCTCTGGAGGCTCAGGCCGAGCTGATTGAACACGAGCGCAAGGTGGATGAAAGTGACCTTACGGACATGGCCTACAAGGGAACGCTGGTACGTGATCTGATTTCACCGCTGGAGGATGTCGCGGATCTTATTGATGGTTTGGGAATTCGCCATTTACTCGACCAGGGCTTCAGATCCTTGTCGACGGGTGAAAGTCGCAAGGTTTTGTGGGTTAACCGGCTGCGTCAGCAGCACGACTTACTGGTGTTGGATGAGCCGTATGAAGGTTTGGATGCGAACAGCCGTGACTACATCAGGGAGTGGCTGGATGATCTGGCAGCGAAAGGGATCCGCATTGTCTGGGTCGCCAATCGACTGGATGAATTACCGGACTGGATAACGCATGTGGCGTTTATGCACAATGCTGAACTTATGGCGCAAGGTGTTCGGCAAGAAGTACTGGCTCGGCCTGAGGTTAACGCCCTGATCCATTTTGACAGTGAGTTGCCCGAGTTACCGCCGCCGCCAGCTCCACCACTGATCCTCGCAGAAGATGAACCTCTTGTTTGTCTGACCCAGGGTAATATTGGTTACGACGATCGCGTGCTGTTTGATCAGTTGGACTGGACAATTACACCGGGCCAGCACTGGGCGGTTCAGGGGCCTAATGGTTGTGGCAAAACCAGTTTGTTACAAATGTTGACGGGGGATAACCCGCAGTGCTACCGCAATAACTTGCGGCTGTTTGGTATCCAGCGTGGCTCGGGTGAAAGTATCTGGGATATAAAGAAGCATATCGGCCTGGTATCTGCCTCGTTGCAGTGGCAATACCGGGCTTCAACCAATGTCATCAGTGCCCTGGTTTCCGGCCTGCATGACAGTATCGGTTTGTATAAAGCCGTGCGGGATGATGACAAAAAGCTGGCGTTGCAGTGGCTGGATATTCTGGGACTTCGGCATAAGGCCAACCAGAGTCTGCAGCACCTGTCATACGGTGAACAGCGACTGGTGCTGATTGGTCGGGCGCTGATCAAGCAACCGGCTTTGCTGATTCTGGATGAACCCTGTCAGGGGCTGGATGATATCAGTCGTCAGATGGTCTTGGCGTTTATCAATCGTTTGGTGAGTCAGCAGCGTATGACGATGCTGTATGTCACTCACCACGCTGATGAAATTCCGGCTGAATTCCATCAGCGGTTGCTGTTTCAACCGCAACCGGATGGCAGCAGTATCATCCTGCCAATGACGACGGGCTGA
- a CDS encoding alpha/beta fold hydrolase: MSQQAQCCFYQYQTAEGPHQGSYLFWPSARPHAPLLVCVHGLTRNARDFDVLAQALTEHYRVICPDVAGRGDSERLQNPELYGYPLYVGQLQQCLQHLALKYQVTEFDWVGTSMGGLIGMMLAAQPVCPLRKLVINDVGFFIPKASLERLSGYVGKGTEFADLAAVEVYLRDIASSFGPLTDDQWQHLARYSAEPHAGRYRLRYDPAIAEAFSGVPLTDVDLSAIWQNVRIDTLLIRGGDSDLLLAETARTMAAQANVTLVEFPGIGHAPALMARDQLRAIREFLGDGQKKARTAD; encoded by the coding sequence ATGAGTCAGCAAGCCCAATGTTGTTTCTACCAATACCAGACCGCCGAAGGCCCACACCAGGGCAGCTACCTGTTCTGGCCGTCTGCTCGTCCACATGCTCCACTGCTGGTGTGCGTACACGGGCTTACCCGTAACGCACGTGACTTTGACGTGCTGGCACAAGCGCTCACCGAACATTACCGGGTTATTTGCCCGGATGTGGCCGGCCGAGGCGACAGTGAACGGCTCCAGAACCCTGAGCTTTACGGCTATCCGCTGTATGTCGGCCAGCTGCAGCAATGCCTGCAGCACCTGGCGCTGAAATACCAGGTGACAGAATTCGACTGGGTGGGCACCTCTATGGGTGGCCTGATCGGCATGATGCTGGCCGCCCAACCGGTTTGTCCGCTGCGCAAGCTGGTGATTAATGACGTCGGCTTTTTTATTCCCAAGGCATCGCTGGAACGCCTGTCCGGCTATGTCGGCAAGGGCACTGAGTTTGCCGATCTGGCAGCGGTAGAAGTCTACCTGCGCGACATTGCCAGTTCGTTTGGCCCGCTCACCGATGACCAGTGGCAACATCTGGCGCGTTACAGCGCCGAGCCTCACGCCGGTCGTTACCGGTTGCGATACGACCCTGCGATTGCTGAAGCATTTTCTGGGGTTCCACTGACCGATGTTGATTTGTCAGCCATCTGGCAAAACGTCAGGATCGATACACTGCTGATTCGTGGTGGTGATTCTGATCTGCTGCTAGCGGAAACAGCGCGCACCATGGCCGCCCAGGCAAACGTGACGCTGGTGGAATTCCCGGGGATTGGCCATGCGCCAGCATTAATGGCGAGAGATCAGCTTCGGGCGATTCGTGAGTTTCTGGGAGACGGGCAAAAAAAGGCGAGGACCGCAGACTAG
- a CDS encoding IclR family transcriptional regulator: MSEKSEGLERYVVPGLERGLKLLLEFNRQNTLLTAPELAKRLDLPRTTVFRLLATLESMGFVTRHGNEYRLGMAVLRLGFEYLASLELTELGQPILNRLSQEIGYSCNLVVRDERSIVYVAKVTPPTILASSVNVGTRLPAHATVLGRILLEDLSLAELHELYPEEQLPGYSDSTPRTVPDLHAMVQQDMQRGYALSEGFFESSISTIAAPVRDSTGKVVAALGATIPSGHIDDQLQPLVKLVRNNADELSRLLGYTRGRRALEY, from the coding sequence ATGAGTGAAAAATCAGAAGGCCTGGAGCGGTATGTGGTACCGGGCCTTGAACGTGGGCTGAAGCTGCTGCTGGAATTTAACCGCCAGAATACCTTGCTGACGGCACCAGAGTTGGCCAAACGGCTGGACTTGCCACGCACCACCGTTTTCCGGCTGCTGGCAACACTGGAAAGCATGGGCTTTGTGACGCGTCACGGGAATGAATACCGTTTGGGTATGGCGGTGTTACGGTTGGGCTTTGAATATCTGGCATCGCTGGAGTTGACGGAGCTGGGTCAGCCAATACTGAATCGCCTGAGTCAGGAAATAGGCTACAGTTGTAACCTGGTGGTGAGGGATGAACGCTCGATTGTGTATGTTGCCAAGGTGACGCCACCTACGATTTTGGCCAGCTCGGTCAACGTGGGGACTCGTCTGCCGGCTCATGCGACGGTGTTGGGGCGTATCCTGCTGGAAGATCTGAGTCTGGCGGAATTGCACGAGCTGTACCCGGAGGAGCAGTTACCTGGCTATTCTGACAGTACACCGCGCACCGTGCCCGATTTGCATGCCATGGTGCAGCAAGACATGCAGCGCGGTTACGCGCTGAGTGAAGGGTTTTTCGAATCCAGCATTTCCACCATTGCGGCACCGGTACGGGATAGTACCGGCAAAGTGGTTGCGGCATTGGGAGCGACCATTCCTTCTGGTCATATCGATGACCAACTGCAGCCGCTGGTGAAGCTGGTGCGTAATAACGCCGATGAGCTGTCCCGCCTGCTGGGTTATACCAGGGGCCGACGAGCGCTTGAATACTGA
- a CDS encoding diguanylate cyclase, translating into MNTSQPAYCLERRHELRQSTTKKRPFVVNVLFLTTLSLYVLRGTAVATYLVVEDDPVVSKILKHIIRQSLGDHVVYASTLQDALYLLKQHRQTLAAALVDVCLPDAPNGEAVDAIVTAGVPCVVLTASNNEETRQRFLQSGIADYVTKDGRYWYLYAVKMLERLERNHLFPVLVVDDSKVCRNTMIRMLETHRYPIIEASSAEEALEHLGENPEIRIMVVEHELPGMNGLELVQMVRYKYSGRPIGIIAISGVNCGREQLTVDFIKSGADDFLPKPFDHQEFTCRITNSTLATEAFIQLQEQASKDYLTGMFNRRYFSKEADERLDKYNNVKNSMALLDIDFFKKTNDEFGHQAGDIVLKTLSAELLQTFSQLLSARVGGEEFAILMPGINSSRASALMDGFRRHIEGLLIDVEDGDLLRITVSIGICTTSGGSAEQMFSVADECLYRAKLSGRNKVVSVDDD; encoded by the coding sequence GTGAATACTTCTCAACCTGCCTACTGCTTGGAAAGGCGTCATGAATTAAGGCAATCGACGACAAAAAAACGTCCCTTTGTCGTCAACGTCTTATTCTTGACTACACTTTCTTTGTACGTGTTACGGGGAACAGCAGTGGCAACTTATCTGGTTGTTGAAGACGACCCTGTCGTCAGCAAAATACTCAAACATATCATTCGGCAATCTCTTGGCGATCATGTTGTTTATGCATCGACATTGCAGGATGCTCTCTATCTTTTGAAGCAACATCGACAGACGCTAGCTGCTGCGCTGGTTGATGTGTGTTTGCCTGATGCACCGAACGGCGAAGCCGTGGATGCTATCGTGACTGCTGGTGTCCCATGTGTCGTGCTGACTGCCAGTAACAATGAAGAAACGCGGCAGCGGTTTTTGCAATCCGGTATTGCTGATTATGTAACCAAGGATGGACGCTATTGGTACCTGTATGCGGTGAAGATGCTTGAGCGACTCGAGCGCAACCACTTATTTCCTGTTCTCGTGGTCGACGACTCAAAAGTTTGCAGAAATACCATGATCAGAATGCTGGAAACCCATCGTTATCCGATTATTGAAGCCAGTAGCGCAGAAGAGGCTTTGGAGCATCTGGGAGAGAACCCGGAAATCAGAATCATGGTAGTCGAGCATGAACTTCCGGGCATGAATGGTCTGGAGCTGGTTCAGATGGTACGTTACAAATACAGCGGACGACCGATAGGTATTATTGCTATCTCTGGTGTTAACTGCGGGCGTGAGCAGCTGACGGTAGATTTTATCAAGTCCGGTGCGGATGATTTTTTGCCAAAGCCATTTGATCATCAGGAATTTACCTGCCGTATTACCAATAGTACGTTGGCGACAGAAGCTTTCATTCAGCTACAGGAGCAGGCATCCAAGGATTATCTGACGGGCATGTTTAATCGCCGTTATTTTTCCAAAGAAGCTGATGAACGACTGGATAAATACAATAATGTAAAAAACAGCATGGCGCTGCTCGATATCGACTTTTTTAAGAAAACCAATGATGAATTTGGTCATCAGGCGGGTGATATTGTTTTGAAAACATTATCAGCTGAATTATTGCAGACCTTCTCCCAGCTGTTATCGGCCAGAGTTGGGGGTGAAGAGTTTGCGATATTGATGCCCGGTATAAACTCCAGCCGGGCATCGGCCTTGATGGATGGCTTTCGACGGCACATTGAAGGGCTGCTTATTGATGTCGAAGATGGCGATTTGTTGCGGATTACGGTCAGCATCGGTATTTGCACGACCAGCGGTGGTTCTGCTGAGCAAATGTTTTCGGTGGCGGATGAATGCCTCTACCGCGCGAAACTGAGTGGTCGTAACAAGGTGGTATCCGTCGACGACGACTGA
- the ilvD gene encoding dihydroxy-acid dehydratase — MPEYRSKTSTAGRNMAGARALWRATGMKDDDFHKPIIAVANSFTQFVPGHVHLKDMGQLVAREIEKAGGVAKEFNTIAVDDGIAMGHDGMLYSLPSREIIADSVEYMVNAHCADALVCISNCDKITPGMLMAALRLNIPVVFVSGGPMEAGKTKLSEHKLDLVDAMVIAADDSASDEKVAEYERSACPTCGSCSGMFTANSMNCLTEAIGLSLPGNGTVLATHSDREELFLEAARLIVKNSKRYYEENDKSVLPRSIAGFKAFENAITLDIVMGGSTNTILHLLAAAQEAEVDFDLKDIDRMSRVVPQLCKVAPNSPKYHIEDVHRAGGIMGILGEIERAGLLHADLPTVHSATMLEALDKWDIMRNPTPEVLEFYKAGPAGIPTQTAFSQSTRWPTLDGDRANGCIRNLENAYSTEGGLAVLYGNIALDGCVVKTAGVDDSILLFNGKAKIFESQDSAVKGILADEVVAGDVVIIRYEGPKGGPGMQEMLYPTSYLKSKGLGKDCALLTDGRFSGGTSGLSIGHASPEAAAGGAIGLLQDGDPITIDIPNRTINVMIDDAELAARRTAQDANGWKPVEQRPRKVSTALKVYAKFATSADKGAVRDKSLLD; from the coding sequence ATGCCTGAGTACCGCTCCAAGACCTCAACCGCAGGTCGTAATATGGCGGGTGCCCGTGCCCTGTGGCGCGCCACCGGAATGAAAGACGACGATTTCCATAAGCCGATCATCGCCGTCGCCAACTCTTTTACCCAGTTTGTTCCGGGCCATGTACATCTGAAGGACATGGGGCAGCTGGTCGCGCGTGAAATCGAAAAAGCCGGTGGTGTCGCCAAAGAGTTCAACACCATTGCCGTGGATGACGGTATCGCCATGGGGCACGACGGCATGCTCTACAGTTTGCCCAGCCGCGAAATCATTGCCGATTCGGTCGAATATATGGTCAATGCCCACTGTGCCGACGCGCTGGTGTGTATCTCCAACTGCGACAAAATCACACCGGGAATGCTGATGGCGGCGTTGCGCCTGAATATTCCGGTAGTGTTTGTCTCTGGCGGTCCGATGGAAGCCGGTAAAACCAAGCTGTCGGAACACAAGCTGGATCTGGTTGATGCCATGGTCATCGCCGCCGATGATTCGGCCTCCGATGAAAAAGTCGCCGAATACGAACGCAGCGCCTGCCCAACCTGTGGTTCCTGCTCTGGAATGTTCACCGCCAACTCCATGAACTGCCTGACCGAAGCCATTGGTCTGTCGTTGCCTGGTAACGGTACGGTACTGGCGACTCACTCTGACCGTGAAGAGTTGTTCCTCGAAGCGGCGCGTCTGATCGTGAAAAATTCCAAGCGTTATTATGAAGAAAACGATAAATCGGTGCTGCCGCGTTCCATCGCCGGCTTTAAAGCGTTCGAGAATGCCATCACGCTGGATATCGTCATGGGTGGTTCAACCAATACCATTCTGCATCTGCTGGCGGCGGCCCAGGAAGCCGAAGTGGACTTCGATCTGAAAGACATCGACCGTATGTCCCGTGTCGTGCCGCAGCTGTGTAAAGTGGCGCCGAACTCACCGAAATACCATATCGAAGATGTCCACCGGGCCGGTGGCATTATGGGTATCCTGGGCGAAATCGAACGCGCCGGTCTGCTGCACGCCGACCTGCCCACCGTACACAGCGCGACCATGCTTGAGGCGCTGGATAAGTGGGATATCATGCGCAATCCGACGCCAGAAGTGCTGGAGTTTTATAAAGCAGGTCCGGCCGGAATTCCGACCCAGACCGCGTTCAGCCAGAGCACCCGCTGGCCAACGCTGGATGGTGATCGCGCCAACGGCTGTATTCGTAATCTCGAAAACGCCTACTCCACAGAAGGTGGGCTGGCGGTTCTGTACGGCAATATCGCCCTCGACGGCTGCGTGGTAAAAACCGCTGGTGTTGATGATTCCATTCTGTTGTTTAACGGCAAGGCGAAAATTTTTGAGTCTCAGGACAGCGCGGTAAAAGGCATTCTGGCCGACGAAGTGGTCGCCGGTGATGTCGTCATCATCCGCTACGAAGGTCCGAAAGGCGGTCCCGGCATGCAAGAAATGCTGTACCCGACCTCTTACCTTAAATCAAAAGGATTGGGCAAAGACTGTGCACTGCTGACGGATGGTCGCTTCTCCGGTGGCACCTCCGGTCTGTCGATTGGTCATGCCTCTCCGGAAGCCGCTGCCGGCGGTGCGATTGGTCTGCTGCAAGATGGCGATCCGATTACCATCGACATTCCGAACCGTACGATTAACGTGATGATCGATGACGCCGAACTGGCTGCCCGTCGCACAGCGCAGGATGCCAACGGCTGGAAACCGGTGGAGCAGCGTCCACGTAAAGTCAGCACGGCACTGAAGGTATATGCCAAGTTCGCTACCAGCGCCGATAAAGGTGCCGTGCGCGACAAATCGTTACTCGATTAA
- a CDS encoding porin has protein sequence MKQTLTALTGACVLALSTQAIADTKPPHVYGTISARVVDFSDTNFIGQDVDATPTLYEGIVGLKGMHFLSNGMKLAYQFEADFAPIAEADGTESKYYGSTSTEDPIFIRYAGAALITKYGLFAFGDAMSGVYSEFYAPVDVFEVNTQDSTPTGAPNGSRMWTQTKWSKDGLVYKTPVWNHMFAKVVYASIGNESGEADDLKIIHGVYKDKAFMFGVNLSVYDKTLAGAANGEDDRKRWVVASHYNWDSFSLAGVYEKNIALGSAGADFDVKAVTGTYTNGAFSASASWQNRETPSAGALTEDTAKLAKVSYQLDPMMELWLEAGKYSESDNDNIGVGTKVKF, from the coding sequence ATGAAACAGACTCTAACTGCTCTGACTGGCGCTTGTGTCCTGGCTCTTTCGACCCAGGCCATTGCAGACACCAAACCACCCCATGTCTACGGCACCATCAGTGCACGCGTCGTTGATTTCAGTGATACCAACTTCATTGGTCAGGATGTCGACGCCACACCGACCCTGTACGAAGGCATCGTCGGCCTCAAGGGCATGCACTTCCTGAGCAACGGCATGAAGCTGGCCTATCAGTTTGAAGCTGATTTTGCTCCGATTGCAGAAGCCGACGGTACCGAGAGTAAATACTACGGCTCCACATCAACCGAAGACCCCATTTTCATTCGCTACGCCGGTGCAGCCCTGATCACAAAATACGGTCTGTTTGCCTTCGGTGACGCCATGTCCGGGGTGTATTCTGAATTCTACGCCCCGGTCGATGTATTCGAAGTGAATACCCAAGACAGTACTCCAACCGGTGCTCCCAACGGTTCCCGCATGTGGACTCAAACCAAATGGTCAAAAGACGGGTTGGTCTATAAAACCCCGGTATGGAACCATATGTTTGCCAAGGTGGTATACGCCTCCATCGGGAATGAATCCGGTGAAGCAGATGACCTGAAGATCATTCACGGTGTGTACAAGGACAAGGCATTCATGTTTGGTGTCAACCTGTCAGTCTATGACAAGACATTGGCCGGAGCCGCCAACGGTGAAGATGATCGCAAGCGTTGGGTTGTAGCGTCTCACTACAATTGGGACAGCTTCAGCCTGGCTGGCGTGTATGAAAAGAACATCGCACTCGGCAGCGCCGGTGCTGATTTCGACGTCAAAGCCGTTACCGGCACCTACACGAATGGGGCGTTCAGTGCGTCCGCATCCTGGCAAAATCGCGAAACGCCAAGTGCTGGAGCACTTACGGAAGACACCGCAAAGCTGGCCAAGGTGAGTTATCAACTGGATCCAATGATGGAGTTGTGGCTGGAAGCAGGCAAGTACAGCGAATCAGACAACGACAACATCGGTGTTGGTACCAAAGTAAAATTCTGA
- a CDS encoding histidine triad nucleotide-binding protein, producing the protein MSEDTIFGKIARGEIPANIVYEDDLVLAFRDLYPAAPTHILIIPRKPIPRLCDANVEDKALLGHMLLTANQVAEAEGLGDKFRLVINNGADAGQSVFHLHMHVIGGRPLNWPPG; encoded by the coding sequence ATGTCTGAAGACACTATTTTTGGCAAAATAGCGCGCGGTGAGATCCCGGCCAACATTGTTTATGAAGATGATCTGGTGCTGGCTTTTCGCGATCTTTACCCGGCAGCGCCCACTCATATTCTGATTATTCCCCGTAAACCCATTCCCCGGCTGTGCGATGCTAACGTTGAAGATAAGGCGTTGCTTGGGCATATGCTGCTGACTGCTAATCAGGTGGCCGAGGCTGAAGGTCTCGGAGATAAATTCCGATTGGTTATTAACAACGGTGCAGATGCGGGTCAATCGGTTTTTCATTTGCATATGCACGTCATCGGTGGTCGTCCACTGAACTGGCCGCCGGGTTGA